One window of the Athene noctua chromosome 5, bAthNoc1.hap1.1, whole genome shotgun sequence genome contains the following:
- the IVNS1ABP gene encoding influenza virus NS1A-binding protein isoform X1, giving the protein MIPNGYLMFEDENFIESSVAKLNALRKSGQFCDVRLQVCGHEMLAHRAVLACCSPYLFEIFNSDSDSHGVSHVKFDDLNPEAVEVLLNYAYTAQLKADKELVKDVYSAAKKLKMERVKQVCGDYLLSKMDVQSCISYRNFASCMGDSRLLNRIDGYIQEHLLQISEQEEFLKLPRLKLEVMLEDNTGLPSNGKLYTKVINWVQRSIWENGDSLEDLMEEVQTLYYSADHKLLDGNLLDGQAEVYGSDDDHIQFVQKKPPRENDHKQISSSSSGSLSPNATVQSPKHEWKIIASEKTSSNTYLCLAVLDGVLCVIFLHGRNSPQSSPTSTPRLLKSLSFELQPSDIMEKPMSPMQYARSGLGTAELNGKLIAAGGYNREECLRTVECYDPQKDTWTFIAPMRTPRARFQMAVLMGQLYVVGGSNGHSDDLSCGEMYEPEIDDWTPVPELRTNRCNAGVCALNGKLYIVGGSDPYGQKGLKNCDVFDPVTKSWTSCAPLNIRRHQSAVCELGGYLYIIGGAESWNCLNSVERYNPENNTWTLIAPMNVARRGAGVAVRDGKLFVGGGFDGSHAVSCVEVYDPARNEWRMMGSMTTPRSNAGITTVANTIYAVGGFDGNEFLNTVEVYHPESNEWSPYVKIYK; this is encoded by the exons ATGATTCCTAATGGATATTTGATGTTTGAAGATGAAAACTTCATCGAGTCATCTGTTGCCAAACTAAATGCCTTACGTAAAAGTGGTCAGTTCTGCGATGTCCGTCTCCAG gtaTGTGGACATGAGATGTTGGCGCACCGAGCCGTGCTAGCTTGCTGCAGTCCCTACCTGTTTGAAATCTTCAATAGTGACAGTGATTCTCATGGAGTTTCCCATGTTAAATTCGATGATCTCAATCCAGAAGCTGTTGAAGTTCTGTTGAATTATGCCTATACTGCTCA GTTAAAAGCTGATAAAGAACTGGTGAAAGATGTATATTCTGCAGCAAAGAAGTTGAAGATGGAGAGAGTTAAGCAG gtttGTGGTGACTATTTGCTCTCCAAGATGGATGTTCAGAGCTGCATCTCTTACCGAAACTTTGCCAGTTGTATGGGAGACTCGCGTTTGTTGAACAGGATTGATGGGTACATTCAGGAACATCTTTTACAGATTTCAGAACAGGAAGAATTTCTCAAACTTCCACGGTTAAAG CTTGAAGTAATGCTGGAAGACAATACTGGCCTACCCAGCAATGGCAAATTGTACACAAAGGTAATCAACTGGGTACAGCGCAGCATCTGGGAGAATGGAGACAGCCTGGAAGATCTAATGGAGGAG GTTCAAACGCTGTACTACTCAGCTGATCACAAGCTGCTTGATGGAAATCTGCTAGATGGACAGGCTGAGGTGTATGGCAGTGATGATGACCACATTCAGTTTGTGCAG AAGAAGCCACCACGTGAGAATGATCACAAGCAGATTAGTAGCAGCTCCTCTGGAAGTCTTTCTCCAAATGCTACTGTTCAGAGTCCTAAACACGAGTGGAAAATCATTGCTTCAGAGAAAACTTCAA GCAACACCTACCTGTGTCTGGCTGTTCTGGATGGGGTGCTATGCGTGATATTCCTGCATGGCCGTAACAGCCCGCAGAGCTCTCCCACGAGTACGCCACGCCTGCTGAAGAGTCTGAGCTTCGAGCTTCAACCCAGCGACATCATGGAGAAGCCCATGTCGCCGATGCAGTACGCTCGCTCGGGGCTGGGCACCGCCGAGCTCAACGGCAAGCTCATCGCCGCAG GTGGGTATAACAGAGAGGAGTGTTTGCGCACGGTGGAATGCTATGACCCGCAGAAGGACACCTGGACTTTCATTGCGCCGATGAGGACGCCGCGAGCTCGGTTCCAGATGGCAGTGCTCATG gGGCAGCTCTATGTTGTGGGGGGGTCAAACGGTCACTCTGATGACTTGAGCTGTGGAGAAATGTATGAGCCAGAAATAGATGACTGGACACCTGTTCCGGAACTGAGAACCAATCGCTGCAATGCAG GAGTATGTGCCCTGAATGGGAAACTGTACATTGTTGGTGGTTCGGATCCTTATGGCCAAAAGGGACTGAAGAACTGTGATGTGTTTGATCCTGTGACAAAATCTTGGACAAGCTGTGCTCCCCTTAACATCC GGAGGCATCAGTCTGCGGTGTGTGAACTGGGGGGATATTTGTACATCATTGGAGGAGCGGAGTCGTGGAACTGCCTGAACAGCGTGGAGCGCTACAACCCAGAGAACAACACCTGGACCCTGATTGCGCCCATGAACGTGGCTCGGCGAGGGGCCGGAGTGGCAGTTCGTGATG GAAAACTCTTTGTCGGTGGTGGCTTTGACGGCTCTCATGCAGTGAGCTGTGTGGAGGTGTACGACCCTGCCAGGAACGAGTGGAGGATGATGGGCAGCATGACTACTCCGAGGAGCAATGCTGGGATCACCACGGTGGCCAACACTATTTACGCAGTTGGGGGATTTGATGGCAATGAATTCTTGAACACAGTTGAAGTCTACCATCCAGAGTCAAATGAATGGAGCCCCTACGTAAAAATTTACAAGTGA
- the IVNS1ABP gene encoding influenza virus NS1A-binding protein isoform X2 yields the protein MIPNGYLMFEDENFIESSVAKLNALRKSGQFCDVRLQVCGHEMLAHRAVLACCSPYLFEIFNSDSDSHGVSHVKFDDLNPEAVEVLLNYAYTAQLKADKELVKDVYSAAKKLKMERVKQVCGDYLLSKMDVQSCISYRNFASCMGDSRLLNRIDGYIQEHLLQISEQEEFLKLPRLKLEVMLEDNTGLPSNGKLYTKVINWVQRSIWENGDSLEDLMEEVQTLYYSADHKLLDGNLLDGQAEVYGSDDDHIQFVQKKPPRENDHKQISSSSSGSLSPNATVQSPKHEWKIIASEKTSSNTYLCLAVLDGVLCVIFLHGRNSPQSSPTSTPRLLKSLSFELQPSDIMEKPMSPMQYARSGLGTAELNGKLIAAGGYNREECLRTVECYDPQKDTWTFIAPMRTPRARFQMAVLMGQLYVVGGSNGHSDDLSCGEMYEPEIDDWTPVPELRTNRCNAGVCALNGKLYIVGGSDPYGQKGLKNCDVFDPVTKSWTSCAPLNIRRHQSAVCELGGYLYIIGGAESWNCLNSVERYNPENNTWTLIAPMNVARRGAGVAVRDALTSSLSGPAAVSVCV from the exons ATGATTCCTAATGGATATTTGATGTTTGAAGATGAAAACTTCATCGAGTCATCTGTTGCCAAACTAAATGCCTTACGTAAAAGTGGTCAGTTCTGCGATGTCCGTCTCCAG gtaTGTGGACATGAGATGTTGGCGCACCGAGCCGTGCTAGCTTGCTGCAGTCCCTACCTGTTTGAAATCTTCAATAGTGACAGTGATTCTCATGGAGTTTCCCATGTTAAATTCGATGATCTCAATCCAGAAGCTGTTGAAGTTCTGTTGAATTATGCCTATACTGCTCA GTTAAAAGCTGATAAAGAACTGGTGAAAGATGTATATTCTGCAGCAAAGAAGTTGAAGATGGAGAGAGTTAAGCAG gtttGTGGTGACTATTTGCTCTCCAAGATGGATGTTCAGAGCTGCATCTCTTACCGAAACTTTGCCAGTTGTATGGGAGACTCGCGTTTGTTGAACAGGATTGATGGGTACATTCAGGAACATCTTTTACAGATTTCAGAACAGGAAGAATTTCTCAAACTTCCACGGTTAAAG CTTGAAGTAATGCTGGAAGACAATACTGGCCTACCCAGCAATGGCAAATTGTACACAAAGGTAATCAACTGGGTACAGCGCAGCATCTGGGAGAATGGAGACAGCCTGGAAGATCTAATGGAGGAG GTTCAAACGCTGTACTACTCAGCTGATCACAAGCTGCTTGATGGAAATCTGCTAGATGGACAGGCTGAGGTGTATGGCAGTGATGATGACCACATTCAGTTTGTGCAG AAGAAGCCACCACGTGAGAATGATCACAAGCAGATTAGTAGCAGCTCCTCTGGAAGTCTTTCTCCAAATGCTACTGTTCAGAGTCCTAAACACGAGTGGAAAATCATTGCTTCAGAGAAAACTTCAA GCAACACCTACCTGTGTCTGGCTGTTCTGGATGGGGTGCTATGCGTGATATTCCTGCATGGCCGTAACAGCCCGCAGAGCTCTCCCACGAGTACGCCACGCCTGCTGAAGAGTCTGAGCTTCGAGCTTCAACCCAGCGACATCATGGAGAAGCCCATGTCGCCGATGCAGTACGCTCGCTCGGGGCTGGGCACCGCCGAGCTCAACGGCAAGCTCATCGCCGCAG GTGGGTATAACAGAGAGGAGTGTTTGCGCACGGTGGAATGCTATGACCCGCAGAAGGACACCTGGACTTTCATTGCGCCGATGAGGACGCCGCGAGCTCGGTTCCAGATGGCAGTGCTCATG gGGCAGCTCTATGTTGTGGGGGGGTCAAACGGTCACTCTGATGACTTGAGCTGTGGAGAAATGTATGAGCCAGAAATAGATGACTGGACACCTGTTCCGGAACTGAGAACCAATCGCTGCAATGCAG GAGTATGTGCCCTGAATGGGAAACTGTACATTGTTGGTGGTTCGGATCCTTATGGCCAAAAGGGACTGAAGAACTGTGATGTGTTTGATCCTGTGACAAAATCTTGGACAAGCTGTGCTCCCCTTAACATCC GGAGGCATCAGTCTGCGGTGTGTGAACTGGGGGGATATTTGTACATCATTGGAGGAGCGGAGTCGTGGAACTGCCTGAACAGCGTGGAGCGCTACAACCCAGAGAACAACACCTGGACCCTGATTGCGCCCATGAACGTGGCTCGGCGAGGGGCCGGAGTGGCAGTTCGTGATG CCCTCACCTCTTCCCTTTCAGGTCCAGCAGCCGTATCAGTTTGCGTTTGA